A segment of the Clostridia bacterium genome:
GGGGCGCTGGAAGTTGGCAACTGGTCTCCAGGCGCCAAGCTTAGCGATGGCTTGTAGCCGATTTTGTATTGCTTGGGGCTCCTTAAAGGAAGTAGAGTCCCAGTGAGGAAAATCACTGCGAAACCGTCCTTCTAAATCTATGGCCACGATTAGAGAGTCGGCAGGTCGCGCCGCATTGTCGGGAATGAGGTTCTCTTGCCGAACGCTTCCCAAGATAGCCACTGCCACTGATAGTTCGCCCTCGGGATGAAGGTGCCCGCCAACTACGGGAACGCCAAATTTGCGGCTTGCTACCTGCATGCCTTTGGCCATGACTATGCGCGCCTGCCCATCCCCGCCCTGCATGATATTGACGCAAGCCAGCGGCCTTCCCCCCATGGCATAAATGTCGTTAACGTTGACCAGGATAGAGCAATACCCGGCCCACCAAGGATCAACGGTAACCCCCTGCTGAATGCCGTCAGCAGCTAGAAGAAGAAAGCTCTCCCCCCAGGGTATATAGGCAGCATCATCTCCCATTCCCAGCACCAACGCGTTGGCGAGGGTACTTATACCGGCCAGAAACTGGTGGCTATCGGAGGAGAAAATAGAGGCGATTTCGCCTATGGCAGCTTTTCGTCTCCAAGCGGGACTTGACTTGAGCTTGGCCACCAGCTGAGCTAGGTCCACCTCTTCGTCTGGGTCGGATGGCGCCGACAAACCAGGCGCAGGCGCCGGCCTAAGCAGGGAAGAATTTCCTTCGACCCCAAACTGAGCTTCAGTCATGGGGAATTCCATCCACAGGTGGGGATAGCCTTTGTAAAGGCGAGGCGAGGAGATGGGTACCCACCCTAGAC
Coding sequences within it:
- a CDS encoding GNAT family N-acetyltransferase, encoding MEALAEKSRPHHDKIEILRAETEEHFAAVKCIRRQVFVEEQKLFPDTDEDVFDRRSIYLLALKGKEAVGTVRLFPAYKQVWVGGRLAVLPQARGAIGKLLVNRAVQLASELGARRFIAHIQEQNLPFFSRLGWVPISSPRLYKGYPHLWMEFPMTEAQFGVEGNSSLLRPAPAPGLSAPSDPDEEVDLAQLVAKLKSSPAWRRKAAIGEIASIFSSDSHQFLAGISTLANALVLGMGDDAAYIPWGESFLLLAADGIQQGVTVDPWWAGYCSILVNVNDIYAMGGRPLACVNIMQGGDGQARIVMAKGMQVASRKFGVPVVGGHLHPEGELSVAVAILGSVRQENLIPDNAARPADSLIVAIDLEGRFRSDFPHWDSTSFKEPQAIQNRLQAIAKLGAWRPVANFQRPVHAAKDISNPGILGTLGMLLEHSGCGAVIQLERIPRPAGCPWLKWLTSYPGCGFVLAVAPWATPGVLNQLRGAGFSAEVVGTVTSNSQVILKYGAQKTLVWDWRQESWVGHAARPGQQ